The Streptomyces sp. NBC_00224 genome has a window encoding:
- a CDS encoding acyl-CoA dehydrogenase family protein, translating into MTETAPDLLYSEAEEDLRAAVRSLLADRTDTPSALARAESDTPYDPRLWQALGAEMGLAGLLVPEKLGGQGAGHREAAVVLEEIGRSVAPVPYLTSSVVATGTLLGLDITATEVAALIGELAAGRKTAALVVPFSYGPDSLRLRGGLDGVTRTVADAATADVLLVPTGQGLYAVEAGEAVITPLTPLDLTRPLADVVLDGARGTLLAEADTGRAAVRRGLLAGAGLLASEQLGVAEWCLTESVAYTRDRKQFNRPVGSFQALKHRMAQLWLEVVSARAAARNAADALAAGSPDAPLAVAVAQAYCSRVAVRAAEECVQLHGGIGMTWEHPAHLYLKRAKSAQSALGSAGEHRASVAEIVGLPGPA; encoded by the coding sequence ATGACCGAGACCGCCCCCGACCTGCTGTACTCCGAGGCCGAGGAAGACCTCCGGGCCGCCGTGCGCTCCCTGCTCGCCGACCGCACCGACACCCCGTCCGCGCTCGCCCGCGCCGAGTCCGACACCCCCTACGACCCCCGCCTTTGGCAGGCGCTCGGCGCCGAAATGGGGCTCGCGGGTCTCCTTGTGCCGGAGAAGCTGGGCGGCCAGGGCGCGGGACACCGCGAGGCGGCCGTGGTCCTGGAGGAGATCGGCCGGAGCGTCGCCCCGGTTCCGTACCTCACCAGCTCCGTCGTCGCCACCGGGACACTGCTCGGACTCGACATCACAGCCACCGAAGTCGCCGCGCTCATCGGTGAGTTGGCGGCCGGTCGCAAGACCGCGGCGCTGGTCGTGCCGTTCTCGTACGGGCCCGACTCGCTGCGGCTGCGCGGCGGGCTCGACGGCGTCACGCGGACCGTGGCCGACGCCGCCACCGCCGACGTGCTGCTCGTGCCGACCGGGCAGGGGCTCTACGCGGTCGAGGCGGGCGAGGCGGTCATCACTCCGCTCACCCCGCTCGACCTCACCCGTCCGCTGGCCGACGTCGTCCTCGACGGTGCGCGCGGCACGCTGCTCGCCGAGGCGGACACCGGCCGGGCCGCCGTCCGCCGTGGTCTGCTCGCCGGGGCCGGGCTGCTCGCCTCCGAGCAACTGGGCGTCGCGGAGTGGTGCCTGACCGAGAGCGTCGCGTACACCCGGGACCGCAAGCAGTTCAACCGGCCCGTCGGCTCCTTCCAGGCGCTCAAGCACCGGATGGCGCAGCTGTGGCTGGAGGTGGTGTCGGCGCGGGCCGCCGCGCGCAATGCGGCCGACGCGCTGGCGGCCGGGAGCCCGGACGCGCCGCTCGCGGTGGCGGTCGCGCAGGCGTACTGCTCGCGGGTCGCGGTGCGCGCGGCCGAGGAGTGCGTCCAGTTGCACGGCGGCATCGGGATGACGTGGGAGCACCCCGCGCACCTCTACCTCAAGCGCGCCAAGTCGGCGCAGAGCGCGCTGGGTTCGGCCGGTGAGCACCGCGCGTCGGTCGCGGAGATCGTGGGGCTGCCCGGACCCGCATAG
- a CDS encoding ABC transporter substrate-binding protein, which translates to MVARSIHGAMRGAGAAALAGALALTAAACSNPGGESGGQGAKDTAVVGIAYEPETLSPLLGYGKDGNSKIFDGLLTQDVDMKLKPALAVALPEVSADRLTYTYKLRKGVKFSDGQPFTAKDVVFTYSTILAPKTNNPSKGELDAIKDVRADGDDTVVFTLKYPYAPFAQRTVLPIVPEHVAGKQDVNTGDFATAPVGTGPYKLAKWSRSEKIAFEANPSYWGGAPKVKKFTMAIIKDDDVRATRLRSGDLDGAILPPNLAQGFEKDKHKKTYTAKTYDYRNVTLPTGNKVTGDTAVRRALDLAVDRKAMVDKILDGAGKPAYGPVPTGSPWFAKGTERPHDLAMAKKILDEAGWKPGADGIREKDGVRAAFPLWYLSGDKLRQDHALAYASDAKKAGIDITTQSGTWEVIEPKMKDEAVLAGGGSPGDPDFDQYTLLKSSLGGDGFNNMAWYADPAVDKALDDGRKSGDTAVRKAAYDTIQRELVKNPGYTFLTHIDHLYVVNDRWDGLSTQTEPHDHGLASGPWWNVETWAPKK; encoded by the coding sequence ATGGTCGCCCGTTCGATCCACGGGGCGATGCGAGGAGCGGGCGCCGCGGCGCTGGCCGGAGCACTGGCCCTCACCGCGGCCGCCTGCTCGAACCCGGGTGGGGAGAGCGGCGGCCAGGGCGCCAAGGACACAGCCGTCGTCGGTATCGCGTACGAGCCCGAGACGCTCAGCCCGCTCCTCGGCTACGGCAAGGACGGCAACTCCAAGATCTTCGACGGGCTGCTCACGCAGGACGTCGACATGAAGCTCAAGCCCGCGCTCGCCGTCGCCCTGCCCGAGGTGAGCGCCGACCGGCTGACCTACACGTACAAGCTCCGCAAGGGCGTGAAGTTCAGCGACGGGCAGCCCTTCACCGCCAAGGACGTCGTCTTCACCTACTCGACGATCCTCGCCCCGAAGACCAACAACCCTTCCAAGGGCGAGCTCGACGCCATCAAGGACGTCCGCGCCGATGGCGACGACACGGTGGTCTTCACGCTCAAGTACCCCTACGCGCCGTTCGCGCAGCGCACCGTGCTGCCGATCGTGCCCGAGCACGTCGCGGGCAAGCAGGACGTCAACACCGGCGACTTCGCCACCGCTCCCGTCGGCACCGGCCCGTACAAGCTCGCCAAGTGGTCCAGGAGCGAGAAGATCGCGTTCGAGGCCAACCCGTCGTACTGGGGCGGCGCGCCCAAGGTGAAGAAGTTCACCATGGCGATCATCAAGGACGACGACGTGCGCGCCACCCGGCTGCGCTCCGGCGACCTCGACGGCGCGATCCTGCCGCCCAACCTCGCCCAGGGCTTCGAGAAGGACAAGCACAAGAAGACCTACACGGCGAAGACCTACGACTACCGCAACGTGACCCTGCCCACCGGCAACAAGGTCACCGGCGACACCGCCGTGCGCCGCGCGCTCGACCTCGCCGTGGACCGCAAGGCGATGGTCGACAAGATCCTCGACGGCGCCGGCAAGCCCGCCTACGGGCCGGTGCCGACCGGCAGCCCCTGGTTCGCCAAGGGCACCGAGCGGCCCCACGACCTGGCCATGGCGAAGAAGATCCTCGACGAGGCGGGCTGGAAGCCCGGCGCCGACGGCATCCGCGAGAAGGACGGCGTCCGCGCCGCCTTCCCGCTCTGGTACCTCTCCGGCGACAAGCTCCGCCAGGACCACGCCCTCGCCTACGCCTCCGACGCCAAGAAGGCGGGCATCGACATCACCACCCAGTCCGGCACCTGGGAGGTCATCGAGCCGAAGATGAAGGACGAGGCGGTCCTCGCGGGCGGCGGCTCGCCCGGCGACCCCGACTTCGACCAGTACACGCTGCTCAAGTCCTCCCTCGGGGGCGACGGCTTCAACAACATGGCGTGGTACGCCGACCCGGCCGTCGACAAGGCGCTCGACGACGGCCGCAAGAGCGGTGACACCGCCGTGCGCAAGGCCGCGTACGACACCATCCAGCGCGAGTTGGTGAAGAACCCCGGCTACACCTTCCTCACCCACATCGACCACCTGTACGTCGTGAACGACCGCTGGGACGGGCTCTCCACCCAGACCGAGCCGCACGACCACGGACTCGCCTCCGGCCCGTGGTGGAACGTCGAGACCTGGGCGCCGAAGAAGTGA
- a CDS encoding ABC transporter permease produces the protein MARMAGRRTLFAAPVLLVVTFGVFAVAAASPFDPVKAYAGSAGLTASQENLDQLRANLGADQPLVTRWWDWLTAALTGDLGDSSVLRQPVADVIGERLGWSVLLAATAFLVAIVLGTGLGVLAGRRPGGWLDRCVSSLAYTLEAAPAFWLGLLAIWFFALKLDVLPAGGLTDTASDTVTFGQVASHLVLPAAVLGVSQLPWFYLYVRQGVADALEEDPVRGARARGLSERTVLLGHALRSGMLPMLTLVGSRVPELITGALLVETVFSWPGIAAATVQAATSVDFPLLAALTVLATAAVLLGNLLSDLLYGIADPRVGFDG, from the coding sequence ATGGCACGGATGGCGGGGCGGCGGACCCTGTTCGCCGCCCCCGTCCTGCTCGTGGTGACCTTCGGCGTCTTCGCCGTGGCCGCCGCCTCGCCCTTCGACCCGGTCAAGGCCTACGCGGGCAGTGCCGGGCTCACCGCCTCGCAGGAGAACCTCGACCAGCTGCGCGCCAACCTCGGCGCCGACCAGCCGCTGGTCACCCGCTGGTGGGACTGGCTGACCGCCGCCCTCACCGGCGACCTCGGCGACTCCAGCGTGCTGCGCCAGCCCGTCGCCGACGTCATCGGCGAACGGCTCGGCTGGTCGGTGCTGCTCGCCGCCACCGCCTTCCTGGTGGCGATCGTCCTCGGTACCGGGCTCGGCGTGCTCGCCGGGCGCCGCCCGGGCGGCTGGCTCGACCGGTGCGTCAGCTCCCTCGCGTACACCCTGGAAGCCGCGCCCGCCTTCTGGCTGGGGCTGCTCGCCATCTGGTTCTTCGCGCTGAAGCTCGACGTGCTGCCCGCCGGCGGACTGACCGACACGGCGAGCGACACGGTCACCTTCGGCCAGGTGGCGAGCCACCTCGTCCTGCCCGCCGCCGTCCTCGGCGTCTCCCAACTGCCCTGGTTCTACCTGTACGTACGCCAGGGCGTCGCCGACGCCCTGGAGGAGGACCCGGTGCGCGGCGCCCGTGCGCGCGGGCTGAGCGAGCGGACCGTCCTGCTCGGGCACGCCCTGCGCTCCGGCATGCTGCCGATGCTGACCCTCGTCGGCTCGCGCGTCCCCGAACTCATCACCGGCGCCCTGCTCGTCGAGACCGTCTTCAGCTGGCCCGGCATCGCCGCCGCCACCGTGCAGGCCGCCACCTCCGTGGACTTCCCGCTGCTGGCCGCGCTGACCGTGCTCGCCACCGCCGCCGTGCTGCTCGGCAACCTCCTGTCCGATCTGCTCTACGGCATCGCCGACCCGAGGGTGGGCTTCGATGGCTGA
- a CDS encoding ABC transporter permease, producing MADTTRPADSTDIVWRPRGRTRRSTRTLRVRISAVILAAAVLAVLLVPPLVHLDQQAVDLSHKLLPPSWEHPFGTDDVGRDLLLRCVYGLRISLLVGVVAALVATVVGTVVGAAAAALGGWTDRLVMRLVDVFSSVPHLLLGIFVVAMFRPGVWPVIASVAVTHWLSTARIVRAEVLSLRSRPYIDAAISGGASRLRVTLRHLLPGVLPQAGLAAVLMVPHAMWHESALSFLGLGLPSHQASLGNLVQSARGSLLAGDWWPTLFPGLLLIVPTLAVAGLAGAWRERLDPRRRSELML from the coding sequence ATGGCTGACACCACGCGTCCCGCGGACAGCACAGACATCGTCTGGCGTCCGCGCGGGCGTACCCGCCGTTCCACCCGGACGCTGCGGGTCCGCATCTCCGCCGTGATCCTCGCGGCGGCGGTCCTCGCGGTGCTCCTCGTACCGCCGCTGGTCCACCTCGACCAGCAGGCCGTCGACCTCTCGCACAAGCTCCTTCCACCGTCCTGGGAGCACCCGTTCGGCACCGACGACGTCGGCCGCGACCTGCTGCTGCGCTGTGTGTACGGGCTGCGGATCTCGCTCCTCGTCGGCGTCGTGGCAGCCCTCGTCGCCACCGTCGTCGGTACGGTCGTGGGCGCGGCGGCCGCCGCCCTCGGCGGCTGGACCGACCGTCTGGTGATGCGGCTCGTGGACGTGTTCTCCTCGGTGCCGCACCTGCTGCTCGGCATCTTCGTGGTGGCGATGTTCCGGCCCGGGGTGTGGCCGGTGATCGCCTCGGTCGCCGTGACGCACTGGCTGTCCACGGCCCGCATCGTGCGCGCCGAGGTGCTGTCCCTGCGCTCGCGCCCCTACATCGACGCGGCGATCTCCGGCGGAGCCTCCCGGCTGCGGGTGACACTCCGTCATCTGCTGCCGGGCGTGCTGCCGCAGGCCGGGCTCGCGGCGGTGCTGATGGTGCCGCACGCCATGTGGCACGAGTCGGCGCTCTCCTTCCTCGGCCTCGGCCTGCCCAGCCACCAGGCCAGCCTCGGCAACCTCGTCCAGTCCGCGCGCGGCTCGCTGCTCGCCGGGGACTGGTGGCCGACCCTCTTCCCGGGCCTGCTCCTCATAGTCCCGACCCTCGCCGTCGCGGGCCTGGCCGGCGCCTGGCGCGAACGCCTGGACCCGCGCCGCCGATCGGAGCTGATGCTGTGA
- a CDS encoding ABC transporter ATP-binding protein, which produces MRGGHHVAAVTDVSFDLAAGECLALVGESGCGKSVLASALLGLLPGNAQTAGSAVLHAGGDPVDLLAAEERTLARTVRGRRIGLVPQSPAAHLTPVRTVRAQLAETLRELTRTPRRQLRAATEAAAERAAFPLGHLDRYPHELSGGLAQRAATALALIGDAPLLLADEPTTGLDRDLVDRTADELRRTADDGRALLMITHDLAAAERIADRVAVMYAGRVVELADATSYFGGSGPRHPYAQGLLDALPERAFAPIPGMPPELGDLPDGCAFAPRCERATGQCGTLPPFDGRVACHHLEEPGRA; this is translated from the coding sequence ATGCGCGGCGGCCACCACGTCGCCGCCGTCACCGACGTCTCCTTCGACCTGGCGGCGGGGGAGTGCCTGGCCCTGGTCGGCGAGAGCGGCTGCGGCAAGTCCGTCCTGGCCTCGGCGCTGCTCGGCCTGCTGCCGGGCAACGCCCAGACGGCGGGCAGCGCGGTGCTGCACGCCGGCGGCGACCCCGTCGACCTGCTCGCCGCCGAAGAGCGCACCCTCGCCCGTACGGTCCGGGGGCGCCGCATCGGTCTCGTACCGCAGAGCCCGGCCGCCCACCTCACACCGGTGCGGACTGTACGGGCGCAGCTCGCGGAGACCCTGCGCGAGCTCACCCGCACGCCGAGGCGCCAGTTGCGCGCGGCGACCGAGGCGGCCGCCGAGCGGGCCGCGTTCCCGCTCGGGCACCTGGACCGCTACCCGCACGAACTGTCCGGCGGCCTCGCCCAGCGCGCCGCGACCGCGCTCGCCCTCATCGGGGACGCGCCGCTGCTGCTCGCCGACGAGCCGACGACCGGGCTCGACCGCGATCTGGTCGACCGTACGGCCGACGAGCTGCGCCGCACCGCCGACGACGGCCGGGCGCTGCTGATGATCACCCACGATCTGGCGGCCGCCGAGCGGATCGCCGACCGGGTCGCCGTGATGTATGCGGGGCGCGTCGTCGAACTCGCCGACGCAACCTCGTATTTCGGCGGGAGCGGACCCCGTCACCCGTATGCTCAAGGCCTGCTCGACGCGCTCCCGGAGCGGGCGTTCGCGCCCATTCCCGGGATGCCGCCCGAGCTGGGCGATCTGCCGGACGGCTGTGCGTTCGCGCCCCGCTGCGAACGGGCCACCGGCCAGTGCGGCACCCTGCCGCCGTTCGACGGCAGGGTCGCCTGTCACCACCTGGAGGAGCCCGGCCGTGCTTGA
- a CDS encoding ABC transporter ATP-binding protein encodes MLDLKNITAGYERGTPVVREVSLTVAPGEAVGLLGPSGCGKSTLARVAALLHRPDHGTVTLDGALVTEWRHRAPRALRTTVGVVFQSPRLAADPRLRLRDIVAEPLRATGRQIEVRERVDELADLVGLGGDLLNRRPHEVSDGQLQRACLARALVLRPRLLVCDEMTAMLDASTTAALVAAVERYRTQTTASLLAVGHDRTLLSRWCDRAAEWGELSR; translated from the coding sequence GTGCTTGACCTGAAGAACATCACCGCAGGGTACGAGCGCGGCACGCCGGTGGTCCGCGAGGTGAGCCTCACCGTCGCCCCCGGCGAGGCGGTCGGTCTGCTCGGCCCCAGCGGCTGCGGCAAGTCCACCCTGGCTCGGGTCGCGGCGCTGCTGCACCGGCCGGACCACGGCACGGTCACCCTCGACGGCGCCCTCGTCACCGAGTGGCGCCACCGAGCCCCGCGCGCGCTGCGCACCACCGTCGGCGTCGTCTTCCAGTCGCCCCGGCTCGCCGCCGACCCCCGGCTGCGGCTGCGCGACATCGTCGCCGAGCCGCTGCGGGCGACCGGCCGCCAGATCGAGGTCCGCGAGCGCGTCGACGAACTCGCGGACCTGGTCGGCCTCGGCGGGGACCTGCTGAACCGCCGCCCCCACGAGGTCAGCGACGGCCAGCTCCAGCGCGCCTGCCTGGCCCGCGCCCTGGTCCTGCGGCCCCGGCTGCTGGTCTGCGACGAGATGACGGCGATGCTGGACGCGTCGACGACGGCGGCCCTGGTGGCGGCGGTCGAGCGCTACCGCACGCAGACGACCGCGTCCCTCCTCGCGGTGGGCCACGACCGGACGCTGCTGTCCCGGTGGTGCGACCGGGCGGCGGAGTGGGGCGAACTCTCGCGGTGA
- a CDS encoding phosphatidylinositol-specific phospholipase C/glycerophosphodiester phosphodiesterase family protein, which yields MARLTRRSAVAALAAAAASAAIAPAAAAERAHPAGPRPLRRTHAHNDFEHTHPLFDALAHGFTSVEADVFLVDGQLLVAHDPTQLDPTRTLETLYLDPLSARVRANHGSVYRGHHRPVQLLVDIKTDGAAAYLELDRRLRPYRRMLSRYAHGRVSTGAVTPVISGDRAARVPMEAQKVRHAFYDGRLEDLGTAATAAFIPLISSNWTQSFSWLGAGPFPAAERQKLRGIVAQAHAHRQRVRFWATPDLAGPERDALWRELLAADVDHINTDDLAGLETFLRAHGE from the coding sequence ATGGCTCGACTGACCCGCCGCAGCGCCGTCGCCGCCCTCGCCGCGGCCGCCGCCTCCGCCGCCATCGCGCCCGCCGCCGCGGCCGAGCGCGCCCACCCCGCCGGGCCCAGACCGCTGCGCCGGACCCACGCGCACAACGACTTCGAGCACACGCACCCCCTCTTCGACGCCCTCGCCCACGGGTTCACCAGCGTCGAGGCCGATGTCTTCCTGGTCGACGGGCAGCTCCTGGTGGCCCACGACCCGACCCAGCTCGACCCGACCCGTACGCTCGAAACGCTCTACCTCGACCCGCTGTCGGCCCGCGTCCGCGCCAACCACGGCTCGGTGTACCGGGGGCATCACCGCCCCGTACAGCTCCTGGTCGACATCAAGACCGACGGCGCCGCCGCCTACCTGGAACTCGACCGGCGGCTGCGCCCGTACCGGCGGATGCTGAGCAGGTACGCGCACGGCCGCGTCTCGACCGGCGCCGTCACTCCCGTCATCTCCGGCGACCGCGCCGCCCGGGTGCCCATGGAGGCGCAGAAGGTGCGCCACGCGTTCTACGACGGACGCCTGGAGGACCTCGGCACGGCCGCCACCGCCGCCTTCATCCCCCTCATCAGCTCCAACTGGACGCAGAGCTTCAGCTGGCTGGGCGCCGGACCGTTCCCGGCCGCCGAGCGCCAGAAGCTGCGCGGAATCGTGGCGCAGGCCCACGCGCACCGGCAGCGGGTACGGTTCTGGGCGACCCCCGACCTCGCCGGGCCCGAGCGGGACGCCCTGTGGCGCGAACTGCTCGCCGCCGACGTCGACCACATCAACACCGACGACCTCGCGGGCCTGGAGACCTTCCTCCGCGCGCACGGAGAGTAG
- a CDS encoding winged helix DNA-binding domain-containing protein, whose translation MTPARQRITAEARRARLGTRHLLTPAARAATPEAVADALVALHATDPATVYLAVAARMGNASVGELERALYEDHSLVRMLCMRRTMFVLPRAFAPVADAAAARAVAVRERAGLAKVIEEQLGFDAKWFAATQEAVLAALATRGEATAAQLADDVPDLKSQIVQAPGKPYEARPRITSRFLGVLAAEGRIRRGRPLGTWASSQFRWTVAEPHPELAADEARAELATRYLDAFGPATTEDVKWWTGWTLTDTRKALARTDAVDVDLDEGPGHALPGQLAAPPAPEPWAALLPGLDPTPMGWRHRDWYLDTAHKAELFDGTGNIGPSVWWNGRIVGGWAQRPDGEIATHVFTDQGREAGAAIEAEAARLSAFFGDTRIRPSFRTPLERRLSA comes from the coding sequence ATGACGCCGGCCCGCCAGAGGATCACCGCCGAGGCGCGGCGCGCGCGCCTCGGCACCCGCCACCTCCTCACCCCCGCCGCCCGCGCGGCCACCCCCGAGGCGGTGGCGGACGCACTGGTGGCGCTGCACGCCACCGACCCCGCCACGGTGTATCTGGCGGTCGCCGCCCGGATGGGGAACGCGTCGGTGGGGGAGCTGGAGCGCGCGCTGTACGAGGACCACTCACTCGTACGGATGCTCTGTATGCGCCGCACCATGTTCGTGCTGCCCAGGGCGTTCGCGCCGGTGGCCGACGCGGCGGCCGCGCGGGCCGTCGCCGTCCGTGAGCGCGCGGGTCTCGCCAAGGTGATCGAGGAGCAACTCGGCTTCGATGCCAAGTGGTTCGCCGCCACCCAGGAAGCGGTCCTCGCCGCCCTCGCCACGCGCGGAGAGGCGACGGCGGCCCAACTCGCCGACGACGTGCCGGACCTGAAGTCGCAGATCGTCCAGGCCCCGGGCAAGCCCTACGAGGCGAGGCCCCGCATCACCAGCCGCTTCCTCGGGGTCCTGGCCGCCGAGGGTCGCATCCGGCGCGGCCGCCCGCTGGGCACCTGGGCGTCCAGCCAGTTCCGCTGGACGGTCGCGGAGCCGCACCCCGAACTCGCGGCCGACGAGGCCAGGGCCGAGCTCGCCACTCGCTACCTCGACGCCTTCGGCCCCGCCACCACCGAGGACGTCAAGTGGTGGACGGGCTGGACACTCACCGACACCCGCAAGGCGCTGGCCAGGACCGACGCCGTCGACGTCGACCTGGACGAGGGCCCCGGGCACGCCCTGCCCGGCCAACTCGCCGCGCCGCCCGCCCCCGAGCCCTGGGCCGCACTGCTCCCGGGCCTCGACCCGACCCCGATGGGCTGGCGCCACCGCGACTGGTACCTCGACACCGCCCACAAGGCCGAACTCTTCGACGGCACCGGCAACATCGGCCCCTCGGTGTGGTGGAACGGCCGCATCGTCGGCGGCTGGGCCCAGCGCCCGGACGGCGAGATCGCCACGCACGTCTTCACGGACCAGGGCCGCGAGGCGGGCGCCGCCATCGAGGCGGAGGCGGCCCGCCTGTCCGCCTTCTTCGGTGACACGCGGATCCGGCCGAGCTTCCGCACCCCGCTCGAACGGCGGCTCTCCGCCTGA
- a CDS encoding DUF779 domain-containing protein produces MSDRNAGDTGTGDAGTGHARVELTPAAAELLRRLRAAHGPLMFHQSGGCCDGSAPMCFPDGEFRTGGSDVLLESLAVDGVEEPVPFWMSTSQHEVWRHTRLIVDVVEGRGSGFSLEAPEGVRFLIRSRLI; encoded by the coding sequence ATGTCCGACAGGAACGCGGGCGATACGGGTACGGGCGACGCGGGCACGGGCCACGCGCGCGTGGAGCTGACCCCCGCGGCCGCCGAGTTGCTACGGCGGCTGCGGGCGGCCCACGGGCCGCTGATGTTCCACCAGTCGGGCGGCTGCTGCGACGGCAGCGCGCCCATGTGCTTCCCGGACGGCGAGTTCCGTACGGGAGGGTCGGACGTCCTGCTCGAAAGCCTCGCCGTCGACGGGGTCGAGGAGCCGGTCCCGTTCTGGATGTCGACGAGTCAGCACGAGGTGTGGCGGCACACCCGGCTGATCGTCGACGTCGTCGAGGGGCGCGGCAGCGGCTTCTCTCTTGAGGCCCCGGAAGGCGTGCGCTTCCTCATCCGCTCCCGCCTCATCTGA
- a CDS encoding mechanosensitive ion channel family protein — protein sequence MTRGLVVHDWVVAAIALAAGLVAAVLLRALLRWLGKHALRTRWSGDDVIVDALRTVAPWAAVIAGTAAAASALPLTTRMAAIVNHSLTAVLILVTTLSTARVIAGLVQSVAQSRTGVAGSATIFVNITRVVVVAMGSLVALDTLGISIAPLLTALGVGGLAVALALQDTLANLFAGVHILASKTVQPGDYMRLSSGEEGYVVDINWRNTVVRNLSNNLVIIPNARLARTNMTNYSRPEQELSILVQVGVGYDSDLEHVERVTLDVIDSVMIDITGALPHHEAAVRFHTFADSRINFTVILGVGEFSDQYRIKHEFIKRLHQRYRAEGIAIPAPTRTVSLQHDEQTPSSLMSAPAPVPHPRQAPA from the coding sequence TTGACCCGGGGCCTGGTCGTGCACGACTGGGTGGTCGCCGCCATCGCGCTGGCCGCGGGGCTCGTCGCCGCGGTCCTCCTGCGCGCCCTGCTGCGGTGGCTGGGCAAGCACGCCCTCAGAACGCGGTGGAGCGGGGACGACGTCATCGTCGACGCGCTGCGCACCGTCGCCCCCTGGGCCGCCGTCATCGCGGGCACCGCGGCGGCGGCCTCGGCGCTGCCGCTCACCACGCGGATGGCGGCGATCGTCAACCATTCGCTGACCGCCGTGCTCATCCTGGTCACCACGCTCTCCACGGCCCGTGTCATCGCAGGCCTGGTGCAGTCCGTGGCGCAGTCGCGGACCGGGGTGGCCGGGTCGGCCACCATCTTCGTCAACATCACCCGGGTCGTGGTGGTCGCGATGGGCTCGCTGGTCGCCCTCGACACCCTGGGCATCTCCATAGCCCCGCTGCTCACCGCCCTCGGCGTGGGCGGCCTCGCGGTCGCGCTGGCGCTCCAGGACACCCTGGCCAACCTCTTCGCGGGTGTGCACATCCTCGCCTCCAAGACGGTGCAGCCCGGTGACTACATGCGGCTCAGCAGCGGCGAGGAGGGATACGTCGTCGACATCAACTGGCGCAACACCGTGGTGCGCAACCTGTCGAACAACCTGGTCATCATCCCCAACGCCCGTCTCGCGCGGACGAACATGACCAACTACAGCCGTCCCGAGCAGGAGTTGTCGATCCTCGTCCAGGTGGGTGTCGGGTACGACAGCGACCTGGAGCACGTCGAGCGGGTGACCCTCGACGTCATCGACAGCGTGATGATCGACATCACCGGCGCGCTCCCCCACCACGAGGCGGCCGTCCGCTTCCACACCTTCGCCGACTCGCGGATCAACTTCACCGTGATCCTGGGCGTGGGCGAGTTCAGCGACCAGTACCGGATCAAGCACGAGTTCATCAAGCGCCTGCACCAGCGCTACCGCGCGGAGGGCATCGCGATCCCGGCCCCCACCCGGACGGTCTCGCTCCAGCACGACGAGCAGACACCCTCCTCCCTGATGTCCGCCCCGGCTCCGGTCCCGCACCCGCGCCAGGCGCCGGCGTAG